Genomic DNA from Porites lutea chromosome 4, jaPorLute2.1, whole genome shotgun sequence:
AATATACTTTCCACGTTCTGTTTCAGCTTGCAATTTCTGTACTGAAATAAATCTCTTCGTGTGTGCTTCCTTTCAagttttttccctaaattttgaaggggacaaattgtccccttgGCCGTTTTTTAAAGGGACAATTCTAATTGCAGTGCAGGATTGGCGCAATGGCGCGGCCTGGCTCAAACCCTGGGGCCCTAAGCATGGTTTTACCGAATTGTCACTATGATGACGCCCTAATTCAATCTGGCATCACTGCCCTTTCCCAGAGAAGGGAGGAAGCTTACATAAATTTTATCAAGCATGACTGTCTGTCGTCTCCGGTACTCAAGCCACTAATTCCTTGTGCGTCAATTGACAGGCCATACTGCCTCCGTTCAGGCAAACGTGTTCCGGTGCGCCTTGTCCCCAAGACAAAGCGGTTCGCAGATTTCTGCACCATTAAGTTTCAAAACCAATTGTAATCCTGTgctctgttattttttctctgttatgTTGTGCTTTTAATCATAGTTACATAATTATCTATttgattgtttttgtattgtattgtcttcTGTTATTGTCACTTCAGGACCTTCCTTGTTATTCAGCCTTTAGGCTGCGAGAGGGATATCAATAAACTATTActatattactattattattagtaaCATGTAAGACATACTAGTATAGGTAATGACAACAGCACCTCGTGCAGCTGCTGGTCACTCAAACTTCACAATCAAATTACTGTTTATATTCTCATCGCACGCTGCCTTTGCCTTGCATGTTTTCATTACAGACATGTGGTACTTACCAGTTAATCCTACTTTTTTACGACACATAAAACATCTATTTCTTTTGGATTTAGCTTTATCCTTTGTTTCGGCTGATGTTCCAGCCTCAGCTTCAGCCTCAGGTTGCCTTAAACTGTCACTATCCCCTGACACACTGCTGGTTGATGAAGAAGGACTGACTTCGGCAGCTCCAGCTATATCCTCACTTGCAGGCAGGTGAGAACTACATGGTTCTTCAGATAACCCTACAATGATACAGGTAAAATAATACAGttataataaataaagtaaaaaaacaaaaacgaacatGATGAATTTGCCAAGCTCAAAAGGCTGAGCTAAAATGCATGTATTTTCACAGCCATGACACAACATAAAATGACAAAACCAAAATGTACAAGTACAGTAAAACATACAGAGCTGTGCTCTTGCAGCTCTCACTTGCCCCTGGCACCTTACTTTTGCCTGTGAGCTCCTAGGAAcactggatttcacaggttcagagcaccgggctcccttcaatttcacttagagcacagccttgacaTACTTAAGATATGAATCTTGTACATAATTGTTACTAATGTGTTTGAAAGTACTAGCAAGGTAGTTAAACTTGGGTTCTAGCAACAGTGTGATAAAAAGTTTTCTGCCAACAGCACATGATTTGGCAAAAAGTTCCATATCTTGGCAGCAATGCAGCAAGTAGACTTCAGCCCATGTGTAGTTGTTTTGACTTTAGGCAATGTTAAAGATAACCCCTCATACGATACTAACCAGGTatctcattaaaattaatagcaTTATTCTAAACAACAAGTGTAACAAATGtttcattttaagcaaaacctgTAAAATTATCTAGTACATAAAATGTCGCTCTTCAAAATTGCCACTTCCAGGGGTATGTTctttaattaaaaacaatattgcTCTTTCCTACAATACAGTGTACAGTTCACAGGCAGTAGTGGGTCCAGTACTGATATACCAGTTGCTGCTGCACTGCATTTGCTTAACACCGTATTGCTGTTATGACGAATACATTAATGGAAAGTTATGCTATAAAAccaagccctaggatttcaaatcccatggaaaacaattttttggttccgCATCCAGAGATCGTGTGAACTATctgcaaaaaatttttttgctccATGAAAATTCTAGGAAACCCAACTCCTAGATGTTTTCAACTTTTCAAATCATAAATACAATGTACTTTGGGAACGATTCAATATGGCAGACAATAGAAAACTGATAGATGCTAAACGTTTTAGTTTCGTATATACAGTGTCAGCCAAGTCAAAACTAAAGAATTACTCTACTAGTCAAGAATCTGAGTGAAAAAATAGTGTATTACTGTAAATTGATCCCTAAggctaaaaataattatcactGGGAAACCATTTTTTGAttctgttattttaagaccacgGTAACAGCATCATACCAGGAACTTTCATTACAGTAAAATCCTAAGGCTTGGTAAACATAATTGCAAAAATACCACCTCCTCTTAGAATAATTTCATAGAAATATAAGCCATTGACAATAAAATGCCAAATCACTTGAACCTTCCATTTTTAATGTAGTGACAACCTATGTAGAATCATCAATATCTAAAATGTTAATTCATTTTGACAGAATTCATGTTAACTTGTTTTAAGAATGTGTCAGGCCCTTGAGAGGTATAGCTGTAACTATCATACTCTACACTGTGGTTCAAACTTCAAGTTTCTGTCTGAAAATTCTAAAGCAatgaagaaattcattttttagacctgtgttaaataaattaaaaagaggGTAATAACACCTTCgacatttttcagttttgaacaAGATGATTGTCAGACAGCCACAATACTGAACTTTTTTGGCTGTGTTTGAAGAACTCTTTTTGTAAATACAGTGTAATCCTACATGTACATTATATTTATTCCCATGGTACTTTTCTACATTATGGTCACAACCAGTGAAAAAAGTGGATTTGACTTTCAAGCAAGCGGATGAATGCTGATTACTACACTGTAAGCATTAGCTTCCTCTACTGTTATTCATTACCAAATTAATGAATGAAAGAATATTAATGACTAACTTATTTAAAGCCAATCCAAAAAATGCTAACCTGTTGACGGACTTGACACCATGGATGCAGGACTGGTGGTTGGTGAGGACTGCTTTCGCCGTAAAGCATCTTTAAAACACTTGGAACACATACCATCACTCGAGGAACTGCCGTAAAAACCACATCCCATACGACACAAAGATGGTTGTTGTGTATCGTCAGAGCCTCTTTCCATAACACttttgtcaacaacaacaaaaaagtctTATCAGTTTTCAGAATAGCATCACACAACAATAAATACAGATGTACATGGTTGTAACATTGGAAAAATGAAAGTGTTGCATTAACCTTGCCCTTAGGCACATTAATCATATTGACAACAGGGAATTGCACAGAAAAGACAAGTACTCATAGGGGAAAAGAGccacaaaaattcaaaaactacAAACTAAAGCTGTAACTAAAATTGTAAGAGGAAGAAAGCAGTAAGAGACTCTTTCACCCACTGAATAATGAACATGCGAAATTCCATACTTAGCAGTTTTAAAACAGTGAACTTATGTATGTGTCTGAAGCTTTTTGGGGATTAAAGTGACCCTCTTGTGATAATAATTCTTTGTCACTTGGCATCCTTTCTTGCAATTTAATTCTGGTACATTCTGTACTCTTGTTAAAGAGGTAACAGGAAATAAATCATGGTGCAAGGACCAAAATACTACATCAAACACCGTAGCCCTGGCATACAGTACTTTTATGTACAGTAGATGTATATGTAAGAATAAGAAAAACTGACCACTGCTAAAAAATTTAGTTATGTCCACAGCTAGAGGAGTTTATCAATCTTGTGAGCAACTGGCATAACTTGTCAGTGTTTGTTGGTTTTAAGTTCTTGCCTCCATGCCAGGGAAATGCTAAAAATGAACAtgtatacaccgtattcacaaatggcggacacgcgggaaaaaactggtgcctagtcatgaaagcgaggcgttggaggataaacaaaaatttcaaatgaagactttcagtgaacttccagagtgtttagcacggattccacctaaaataactttgtacggacttctttttaaatacagttacgtgggatgtcttctgcttttaatgtttagtaatgatttgctgtttgcaatcaaaagggacgagtatatctgcaaggaaacaggatgattttgtaggtttccgaagcatcagaagcaggacacgacaagtgggcgatggcttgagaaaagcggcaaacatgttggcccagcTTCACACTGtaaccgaatacgaaagccagatcactacaattctgtaaaacagaaataaaaacagatattggtggcgagaaaaagagaaataagcgacggatatatggccactgaaaacaggtcaagctgagagcgggtgaaagattcattcacgaggctcattcattcatgttAGTGACATCttatacatatctatgtatatatgtatgtctgtatttacaacttcctttggatcatattaattccgtcgctttggagcgaattgttagaggtacgttggcagagcttagcaaaaatctcatgatttcgttgtcattgcgaaataattaaaaataattttatcaaaattagaagctgtagtgtgtgaatcttatggcttgctatttgcctggtctcctttagagcattatctcagagagctcttggtaaaaaaaagtggtataaagcttacattttactaggttaaacttttaaggcaatgtttgtgtcaggactgaacatggcaagcttctgtttcgaataattaaattcgagtctggatccgtttaagaagaccatcattttatttatttatgtattcttcgactttaaaatataatggaacataaagttaaaactcttaacagccaacgataagaaatacgaaattactcgctgaaatgatgtgtctggcttaccgagtctgccgagtaacaagttgaaattttgagcgtactccactcgatcgctcctgcatttataataaaaaaaatagttataattgatgtccttcgttgataaagaccagagaataacgtcctggcaaacaaaaatcaaacataacttcatcgaaacctcagtcacctcttctttcctgtcttccttttttccatctcgacttgaactgttttgttcaacggcagacgtctcttgcgttaacaagtaggccatgtatctgtcgcttatttcttttttcttgccaccaagatttgtttatatttctgtttcaccgaattacagtgagctggctttcgtactcggtttcaatgtgaagtttgggccaacatgtttgccgcttttctccagtcaTCGTCCACCTGTCGAGCTTCTGAAGCTTCGGAAACCGACtcgaaaacctacaaaatcatcctgtttccttgcagatatacgcgtcccttttgattgcaaacagcaagtcattactaaacattaaaagcagaagacatcccacgtaactgtatttaaaaagaagtccgtacaaagttattttaggtggaatccgtgctaaacactctggaagttcactgaaagtcttcatttgaaatttttgtttatcctccaacgcctcgctttcatgactaggcaccagttttttcccgcgtgtccgccatttgtgaatacggtgtatcaGATCTGATATTTTGGGCTCTGCACCTTAATCTGTTAACCACTTGGTGTGCAAAAAATGGTAAATACTCTTTATGCACTGCTgtgcattttgtttttacatactTCAATTGTACGTTAAGTGCAAGATGGTTACTTTGTTTAGTCAATTTCCCTCCGAGATCTACAAAAGTAACTACTGAAGACAGTAAATGTGATCCTCCCAGTTAAACATCTAAGAGACTTACAGTAGTTTCTTGATTAATAGTGTTTGGTAGCCACCATAAGGTGTTTTGTCTGTACTCAGTAATTATGCACAGCCCAACAtccaataaaagtaaaaaattgcAACCGGGTTAAGACTGCTTGAGTTTCTAAAAGACATGACATGCTGATATTTTATTGTTGATACTGGCAGAAAAACGCTTTACAATAAAGAGTATACAACCAGACCAATGAGACTTTCTAGATTTATACAATGTAGATAAGAACATTTGTTTGTTCAAAATGCTCTAGAGGAGCCCTCTTTACCGACATCATCACAAGCTCCTAGTGCAAATGCATTCCAGTCACTTCAGGGCACTTACATAAAACTTAAACTATGCAGACtcattttctgaaaaatctCTTAACAAAATGTGGCAACATAAACACTGCTGTTTCATTATCTTATGTCCTCACTGAGGGAAGAAAGAAAGCATGCAGCTTGTCAACGCACATCCTCAGAGTATGCTTTGGCATTCTTTGTTGTTATGAAACAGTCACTGACTGATTATACAACTGTTGTACGAACAATTAACCAGAAAGCACTTGGGTCTCATCTCCTCAtggtaaacatttttttgtataCTTTAGGCATTGCAATGTTCCTCCAGTTCAGAGTTTTTGACAAATCTAACCATATTTAAGTTTTCCACAGCAAATGGTTTTATCCCACTTTCATGAAAGTGAAGCTTTCCTGACAAGATTATACAACGCTTGGCATAAACGCGATTGATACTTAACTACTCGTTCACAGTGCAAAAGACTTTGTAACGAAAGAACAATTTCCTACAGTGAACAAAAATTACTTTAGCCTGAAAATACCTACGCACTTGTATTTTCGGAAGcaatcaaaataaattattttacttttgaatGAAATGTTCGACAAGAAAGTTCAAGAAATGTATTTATATATGCAATGTAAATTACGTTGGTCAAAGTTGAAGTTCTTACATACAAAAAGGTTTGAACAGAAAATAGGAAAACAGGGTAGAAAGAAATATTATGTAACAGCTATTCgctcaaagaaatattttggcATTAAAAGGTTGAAAGGTTCGATCTGccagggagagagagagagaaagagaaattattCGTAGAATTTTGTAATATAGCTGTTTATTGCGTGAGTCTATTCACAAGAGATTTCAGAATTGTACAATTTCTCGTCAAAACAGAATACTTGGAAGTAATTGAGGGGAAAGCAACAACGAAACTACACATTCATTAGAAGATCAAACTAAAAGCTAAAACTCTGATGATTTCACTTTTCGCCTAACACAGAATATCACGAAGTTCACTGAGACCAGTGAGCTAGAAAATTTTTCGTGGAAATGATATGTCGTTCAAGTCGCTTTTAAGCAACAAAGGCAAGCGTCCTAAATACAGGCATAGCAAGAGTTTTAGGCCACTAAAAAATACCTTAGCAGAAATAACATTGACAGTTTTTACGCAGACCGACTTCAAATGGTCGCCATGTTTGTCCAACATTAATAATTTCGTGCTCCCTTAACGGGTCGAATATGACGCGAATTACGAAGCCACAATTTCTAGAGTTTAGTTTCCCAGCCACCAATATTTCTCAAGAAGATTTCATACAAAATGCTTTAAACAACGTTTAATAGCTTTTAAGTTACGAAGAAACTACAAACGAACAACACAGTAATGAAATAAAACCTATACAAACACACGAACGTCCTGGCTTCACCACACATTACGAAAGAGAAAGACGCGAAACTAAATCGGTGTAGGCGAATTTCACCCAACCTAAGCTTATGATTTTACGTCTGCTCctttaaatttacatttcaaggGGTAGTAAATAACaaattgaaactgaaaagtGCAGTTTAAGCAGTTATTCCGTCGTTTCTTTGAACTGATTGTTCCCGTTTATTGCGTTTTATGAGGCAGGTTCCGTCCATCGGGCATGACTCGACTGGAGGAAGATGCCCTGTGGTTTGAAAGAAATGCTCTTTACCTCCACTAGTTTAGCCTACTTCTCCGAGtttatataaaacaaaaaaatgtggttTACAATTTATGTATCTTGTGTTTGGTCAAAACGGAGGTaaaagaatgaaaatgaaacaaagatCTTGGAGAATTATGTTCGCCAGCTCGAATCGCTTGGCAGCTTCAAAAGCCGTGCTAGTCACGCGTGGTCTAGGGAGGGCCGACGTAATTCACCTTTGAACATTATATTGCAGAATTCTACAGCCATTTGAACGTCTTGGATGTCCGAAAATCACATCTTTTCACATTTTAGACGGATCGTTTTTGTAAGAAGGTTGCTATCACAGACTGCTGACAACAAAAGCCAAACAAATATGGTTCACCTTTCTGGCAGCGCCCAATGTGAATTTTGCATCTTTCGTGCCACATGTTTGTTACTAACCGTAGTTAAACACTATATACTGCCATGGTAGACTATACTCACCAAAATTTCGACGAAACACGCCACGAATAATGCTTCGACCACGAAACGATGCTCTCGGTACTATTTTCTCTCCCGGAAAATGAAGCGATTTCCTTTTGTTATGGTCTCTGTGACGTCACATTAATTCAGCTCAAATGTCAATCAACTGCATTTAGCATCATGTGATTGGATGACTCGTCAAAAAGCCCTCTATACTAAAACCATGGGGTGACTGAAAGTTGCCCCGCAAAATAGGCCAAGGATACAAATTGCATATCGTTTATAAATCCAGACTTTTCGAATACATTTGTGAAACTTCAAAATCAAATTTCGTTTTATTCCTCGCCTTATTTGAGTTTAATTGGAATACATCCTTCTTTTGTGGACTTTATTTGGGGTCTCTTGAGACGACCgaagcaaaataacaactgaCGAAAATACTGGCAATCATACTTTGGATTAACACGTCACGGCCGTCATGGAGGAAGTCACGATTACAAATTGCATGCGCCCGCGAAGGCATCGATAAACAACACGAGTTTCGTCATCCGATCTATTTCTATGACATCATAAATTACTGGAAGCCCGGTTATTGCACTTAAAATATTGAAACAAGTTCACCGGCGATTCTTAATATGCAGCAGTACGTGATTTTTGTTATTGAAAGTATCAACAAGGTAGAAAGGATAGATGGCTACTAAAACTGAACTAAAAACTATGtattaaatataaaaagaaaaagaaatggaatatggaatatatttatagaaaacaaaaacagagcGACGGTGATTCGTAAATATAGGCTGTTAATACAgtagaaatatatatatatatatttttcgtCATCCCACCCAAAAGGTTACCTGGAAAAATATACATCCATAaaagtgtctttttttgttACTACACCCGTTAGCCTCGCCGGGAACTGGAGATtaatttattcaatattttactCTTGTTAAACTACAGACTCGTCGTCAGATATGTTATGGAGTCTGTTTTTGTTATGGTAGATTATCAGAAGTTATCAGATGACTTTTTCGTGGCAGTTAATACATGAAGTTTTTTTATGGTCAGGCGAGCTAGCGAGCCGTTACGGCGTACACGAAGGCGGAAGTCCCGCTTAAACGTGTGGTGACCTGGGAACCTTGACTTCGTCTTGTTAGTTAAATGTGCGCACGTGCTTAAGTCCTTGGGAAAATGTTCCTTTTAAAAACCTGGGAtcagtttaggtttctgggaaactgcccacctacccctcccctaagctaactataacacttacttctcacttagggcaaaatgatggcttaggggagggataggtgggcagCTTCTCAGAAACCTAAATTCATGATCCGAAACCTGTCCGTCTTACAGGGTGTCAACTTTTCAATGGGAGTAGAATAAGGcaaggaccaactctaggtCTTGTGTTTGCCTTACGGGGAACTCATGGAGTGTCCGTTAAACCTTTAAAGTACATTATCAACATATAAACTCTCCACACTGATCGTTATGCATTGCCCTGAGGAATTATTTGAGAGAATTGGATAAAAGATCTAAGCATTCTCCCTTTggtgataattttattaattcctACCTCCCAATCGTAGCGCCCGGcttggagaaaccactgctcggcAAGGTCATTACCAAAGCGGAAAGGCCCTGTTTGTACGTTTGCCTGACTAATCTCGTATGTACAGCCACTCCAGTCGAGACAAATGTCATTTGAAGTGTGATAGAAGAATGTAAATATTGTACAAGAAAGACACTAAACAGAAGGTGGATGACTGCATTTATTCTACGACTTCTATTGTCATGATCAATATTACCTCTTAGAAATGAACAGCCCTCGAGCCCTGCTTCCGGTAGCATTTTCCTGTTACTTCAGTTCGTACTTCCATGTATATAGAAATTTTTCTCCTTCCCACCTTCCTTTGCGCGAacattttcatcgagagagaggGAGAGACGTCTTTGTATGAGGCAGCTCCTGAACTGTGTTAAACAGTCACCTTTGGAAATGGCCAATTGCGCTTTTCAAATAAAGGTTCTAGAGATGATTACAATGAAAATTACTGGATAGCATATTAATACAGTTTCAGTCAATTCAGAGACTATAAGTGGACGAGAAGTGTAGTTTAGTACCAGTATCCGCATTTCGAGGAAATGACTTGAAGTGGGTTGAATATATATTATGTATATAAAGCATGGTTTCCGTTAAACTTCACGTTCGTTACTGCTCATCGTgatcaaaaaagagaaaattcaaGAGCAGTCCAAAGCTACTAAGGTTTATTCGGCCGTGCTAAGAAGTGAAAGTTTACTTAACGAGCCCAAACTGATAGGGAACATCGCCAtacatgataataataataataataatgaaagacTGAGTGAATGAGAGAATGTCAGGGTACTCACCCACCGTAGCTATACAAGCGCCGAGAACCTTCGTTTCTCATCATATACGGTGAGCTGTTTTATGGAGGTGGCGCAGGATAGCGTGGTGGGTCGGTCTTTTACTTGCTCAGCACGGTAACCGGGCAGGTATTCGTGGCTCAGTAAGTTCTCAAAGCGTTCTCATTACTCAGCACCGAGGGCACTTGAATGGCGTCAGCCAATTTTTTCCTCGGAAGGTTGTAAATGCTCTATAGGAGGGGTTCATTCAAAAACCTAACGTGTCGCTTAAAAAAAGTGTGGCTTAAAAATGTGAACATACATATATGTTAGAGAGGTTTAGAATCAAGTTTACAGAAAACGGTAATCGCCAATTGTACCACATGACCCATTGCCTGTTAACGAATCTAGAAATTtttgcaggggcgtagctaaGATTTTTCAAAGGGAAATCATACTCCCTTAAGCCCAGCGTACTTAGCAGATTGGCACGTCGACAACAACGCCGTGTTTTACTaaagtgacatttttgttttcGGATGGGCAGTGAGCGTGGGGGGAGGGACAAGCCTACAAAATAGCTGCATTGATTAATTAAGTTCCGCTTAGCATAAAGTACTCTACTTTAGTTACGAACAAGAACATGGTCCACCGAGATGTTCGGTCCTGCAAATGGAGTAAGCAACAATCTAGCACTGGAAAAGATTTATTGCATGCTGATTTTTCGGATTCACGCGTTTAGGCAACCTGAATTACAGGGACATAAAACAATTATCACAAAAACGGGAGGGGGGGTcagggggtcacgggcaccccaggaccacCCCCTAGTTACGCCCCTGTTTTTCAAACCGCGTGATTCGTGTGAACGGGGCCCTTAACCCAAACTCTGAAGAGCGGTTTCAACAAGATATGGTTTCGGTGAgcgattcactggtttcgtgtggacgAAAGGCGGATTCGTGCAAAAATTTACGCGGTTTCAACAATGTCCGGATTCCTAAAACGGGGTCCTTGTTCTCCCTTAACTTGTCGTTCACTGCTCATTTTAACTAGACAGAAAATAACAGTTTCATGTCAAGTTCATCCATAAGAACCACTTGTTGTAGATTTTATCTGTCGACTTCCTAATTTGAAATATGGCCTACTTGAATGTGACGCCGCAATTTGGAGTGTATTCTTTCACTCGACGTTAAGCTTAGGAGAACACTGAGAAAATCATCGAAATCGAATTGTACGGATAATTTAACTAAGGCACCAAGAATTTACTTACTTTTAAGCTTAATATACAACAACCATTTATTATGTATGAGTTTAAAGGtta
This window encodes:
- the LOC140932919 gene encoding AN1-type zinc finger protein 6-like, producing the protein MERGSDDTQQPSLCRMGCGFYGSSSSDGMCSKCFKDALRRKQSSPTTSPASMVSSPSTGLSEEPCSSHLPASEDIAGAAEVSPSSSTSSVSGDSDSLRQPEAEAEAGTSAETKDKAKSKRNRCFMCRKKVGLTGFECRCGNVYCGLHRYSDKHDCSFDYKADGRAKISKDNPVVVGSKIQKI